In the Thunnus albacares chromosome 10, fThuAlb1.1, whole genome shotgun sequence genome, GCCTCTGGAGAGCCAAGGCATCGAGAGGCTCCATCCTGTGCAGTTTGACCACAAACGGGAGCTCAAGAAGCTCAACATGTCCATCCTCGTGAACTTCCTGGACCTGCTGGACATCCTCATCAAGAGCCCTGGCAGTATAAAACGAGAGGAGAAGCTGGAGGACTTGAAGCTACTGTTTGTTCACATGCACCACCTGATAAATGAGTACAGGCCACATCAAGCTAGGGAGACGCTGAGGGTGATGATGGAGGTGCAGAAAAGACAGAGGCTAGAGACAGCAGAGAGGTTCCAAAAACATCTGGAGAGGGTGGTGGAGATGATCCAGGGGTGCCTTGCCTCCCTACCTGATGACTTACCACAGATGGAGGGCGCAGACAGTGCTAGTGACGGGACAAGGACTGTGTCCGCAGCAACCAGTGTTAGTTGCTCCTCTGGGCAGGCCCCCAGGCTGAAAACTGAACCTATGGATGTAGAGGAAGCAGGGGCCAGCTGTATGGCAGTAGCTCACCAGGACAAGAGTGTTGCTGCTACAAAGAGGGACAAAATGTGGGACAAAGATGCTGCCATGTGCAGTATTATTGATGAAATTGCTTAGGTTTTGTGTTAAGTGGATGTGTTAATTTTTTGTACACCCTAAACtgtaagtgtttttaaatgtatgccACACTTGGTGTAAGTATGAACAAGTCGGCTGTCTTTTCACTTGGCCTGAAATCCTATCTTGTGctgaaatgtgttaattaaaaaaGCTATCATGTAGATATTGTCTAATAGCTTCAGGGAAGACATTTGAAGAATTTAAATATTACACATCAATTGGGTTGCCAACTTTCACCTTTTGTAataaatccaataaaaaaatttaaaaaatcaagttGCAGTTGGAGTAATACTTTTACAGTAATGTTCCTTAGCTCTATCAATGTTTGTAGGGAAACGGCATCAGATcataatttcatgtttttctaatCCATCATATGGATTGAAATTCCGCTATGTTTGCAATGTCCTGTCACCGTGACTTGCACACCTTCTAATCCATCCAAAGTGGTCGTAGAAAGCTCAGTATGAATATACTGTGGTTACATTCCTCCCTCCCCCAAGCCCACCACTCAGGTTTTTGTAGAGGCACTTAACAATACAATCAGTGTTTTGTTGCCTTGACCATGTAACAGTGTCTTACTGCAGGTTGTTCAAGCATGTTGGattgttgggaaaaaaaatgcaacccTAT is a window encoding:
- the med7 gene encoding mediator of RNA polymerase II transcription subunit 7 codes for the protein MGEPQQVSALPPPPMQYIKEYTDENIRKGLAPKPPPPIRDSYMMFGNQFQCDDLIIRPLESQGIERLHPVQFDHKRELKKLNMSILVNFLDLLDILIKSPGSIKREEKLEDLKLLFVHMHHLINEYRPHQARETLRVMMEVQKRQRLETAERFQKHLERVVEMIQGCLASLPDDLPQMEGADSASDGTRTVSAATSVSCSSGQAPRLKTEPMDVEEAGASCMAVAHQDKSVAATKRDKMWDKDAAMCSIIDEIA